CGGGTGTGACGGGCCGAAGAGGGCGGGAGCATGCAAAAAGCGGCGGGGAAAGAGGAGAACGCAGGCAGGGCCGAAGCATATGTTTTAGCCATCGATCTCGGCGGCAGCGAGAGCATCATCACGACCAGGAGGTTAGCATGGTAGAGATCAGCAAAGAATTACTGGAAACCGTCAACAAACCGGGGCGGGTAGGTGTTCTGGGAACGGCAAACAGGGCCGGCCAGCCCAACGCCGCCTATTTCGGCAGTTTGAACCTGAGCGAGGACGGCACGGTGATGCTCGGCCTCGGCAAAAATCGCAGTCTGGCAAACCTGAAGGAGAATCCCCTGGCGGTTCTTTTCTGTGTGACCGAGAGCCCGGTGACTTTCGGTACTGCCGGCTGCCGGCTCTACCTGAAGGTCCG
The Deltaproteobacteria bacterium DNA segment above includes these coding regions:
- a CDS encoding pyridoxamine 5'-phosphate oxidase family protein, producing the protein MVEISKELLETVNKPGRVGVLGTANRAGQPNAAYFGSLNLSEDGTVMLGLGKNRSLANLKENPLAVLFCVTESPVTFGTAGCRLYLKVREIQESGPLYDAVRGAIAKHAGEEAAKTIAAAVAFDITETRGLVDFQG